From Ipomoea triloba cultivar NCNSP0323 chromosome 5, ASM357664v1, the proteins below share one genomic window:
- the LOC116020513 gene encoding amino acid transporter AVT3C-like, producing MYKSSFLHGIRAQVLKPESLEKSPFSALKTSFSALQXGVLPKTLYLWGCFPFQLGLNSIPTLTHLAPLSIFADVVDLGAMGVVMVEDVLVYLKNRPVLHTFGGLSVFFYGFGVAVYAFEGIGMVLPLESEMREKSKFGTTLGLTMGFISLMFGGFGALGYFAFGEETQDIITTNFGQGLLSCIVQIGLCINLFFTFPAMMNPVYEVMERRLCEGKYSLLVRWGMVLGVSLVALLVPNFADFLSLVGSSVCVVLGFVLPAMFHLIVHKEELGVLGFACDGVIIVLGIVFAVYGTWSSLVVIFGTSA from the exons ATGTATAAAAGCAG TTTtctacatggtatcagagctcaagtTCTGAAACCTGAAAGTCTTGAAAAGTCTCCATTTTCTGCTCTGAAAACCTCATTTTCTGCTCTGCAA TTNGGTGTTTTGCCTAAGACTCTGTATTTGTGGGGGTGTTTCCCATTCCAATTGGGGTTGAATTCAATCCCTACATTGACCCATTTGGCCCCTCTTAGCATATTTGCGGATGTGGTGGATTTGGGGGCTATGGGGGTGGTGATGGTTGAGGATGTGTTGGTGTATTTGAAGAATAGGCCTGTTTTGCATACATTTGGTGGGTTGAGTGTTTTCTTCTATGGATTTGGTGTGGCGGTGTATGCGTTTGAAGGGATAGGAATGGTTTTACCCTTGGAATCAGAGATGAGGGAAAAGTCCAAGTTTGGGACTACCCTTGGCCTCACAATGGGGTTCATATCGTTGATGTTTGGCGGGTTTGGGGCGTTGGGGTACTTTGCGTTCGGGGAAGAAACGCAGGACATCATCACGACCAATTTCGGGCAGGGGCTGCTCAGCTGCATAGTCCAAATCGGGCTGTGCATCAACCTGTTTTTTACGTTCCCGGCAATGATGAACCCGGTTTATGAAGTGATGGAGAGGCGGTTGTGTGAAGGGAAGTATAGCTTGTTGGTGAGATGGGGGATGGTGTTGGGTGTGAGCTTGGTGGCATTGTTGGTGCCTAACTTTGCCGATTTCCTGTCGCTCGTGGGGAGCAGTGTGTGTGTGGTTTTAGGATTTGTGTTGCCTGCAATGTTTCACCTGATTGTGCACAAGGAAGAATTGGGGGTTCTTGGTTTTGCTTGTGATGGAGTGATCATTGTTTTGGGAATAGTTTTTGCTGTCTATGGAACCTGGTCTTCCCTGGTAGTGATCTTTGGAACTAGTGCTTAA
- the LOC116020668 gene encoding amino acid transporter AVT3C-like, whose amino-acid sequence MVVEKDEASSSSHVLNPPREETPLLSNNQNHLSSQTKTFANIFIAVVGAGVLGLPYAFKRTGWVMGALTLSIVAFCTYYCMMLLVYSRRKLETHSKSPKISSFGDLGFAVCGPVGRFAVDAMIVLSQAGFCVGYTIFISNTLSYLFNPVSVTNPNPKILGVLPKTLYLWGCFPFQLGLNSIPTLTHLAPLSIFADVVDLGAMGVVMVEDVLVYLKNRPVLHTFGGLSVFFYGFGVAVYAFEGIGMVLPLESEMREKSKFGTTLGLTMGFISLMFGGFGALGYFAFGEETQDIITTNFGQGLLSCIVQIGLCINLFFTFPAMMNPVYEVMERRLCEGKYSLLVRWGMVLGVSLVALLVPNFADFLSLVGSSVCVVLGFVLPAMFHLIVHKEELGVLGFACDGVIIVLGIVFAVYGTWSSLVVIFGTSA is encoded by the coding sequence atggtggttGAGAAAGATGAAGCGAGCTCTTCGTCTCATGTTCTTAACCCACCCAGAGAAGAAACTCCACTCCTCTCCAATAACCAAAACCATCTCTCTTCCCAAACCAAAACATTTGCCAATATTTTCATTGCCGTAGTTGGGGCAGGCGTTCTGGGCCTCCCTTACGCCTTCAAGCGAACAGGATGGGTAATGGGGGCTCTCACGCTTTCAATTGTGGCATTTTGTACCTATTATTGTATGATGCTTCTAGTGTATTCGAGGAGGAAGCTTGAAACCCATTCAAAATCTCCCAAAATCTCGTCTTTTGGTGATTTAGGGTTTGCTGTGTGTGGGCCTGTGGGGAGGTTTGCTGTTGATGCTATGATTGTTCTCTCACAAGCTGGGTTTTGTGTAGGATACAcaatttttatatctaataCTTTATCATACCTGTTCAATCCTGTATCTGTcacaaaccctaaccctaaaatTTTGGGTGTTTTGCCTAAGACTCTGTATTTGTGGGGGTGTTTCCCATTCCAATTGGGGTTGAATTCAATCCCTACATTGACCCATTTGGCCCCTCTTAGCATATTTGCGGATGTGGTGGATTTGGGGGCTATGGGGGTGGTGATGGTTGAGGATGTGTTGGTGTATTTGAAGAATAGGCCTGTTTTGCATACATTTGGTGGGTTGAGTGTTTTCTTCTATGGATTTGGTGTGGCGGTGTATGCGTTTGAAGGGATAGGAATGGTTTTACCCTTGGAATCAGAGATGAGGGAAAAGTCCAAGTTTGGGACTACCCTTGGCCTCACAATGGGGTTCATATCGTTGATGTTTGGCGGGTTTGGGGCGTTGGGGTACTTTGCGTTCGGGGAAGAAACGCAGGACATCATCACGACCAATTTCGGGCAGGGGCTGCTCAGCTGCATAGTCCAAATCGGGCTGTGCATCAACCTGTTTTTTACGTTCCCGGCAATGATGAACCCGGTTTATGAAGTGATGGAGAGGCGGTTGTGTGAAGGGAAGTATAGCTTGTTGGTGAGATGGGGGATGGTGTTGGGTGTGAGCTTGGTGGCATTGTTGGTGCCTAACTTTGCCGATTTCCTGTCGCTCGTGGGGAGCAGTGTGTGTGTGGTTTTAGGATTTGTGTTGCCTGCAATGTTTCACCTGATTGTGCACAAGGAAGAATTGGGGGTTCTTGGTTTTGCTTGTGATGGAGTGATCATTGTTTTGGGAATAGTTTTTGCTGTCTATGGAACCTGGTCTTCCCTGGTAGTGATCTTTGGAACTAGTGCTTAA
- the LOC116019560 gene encoding probable protein phosphatase 2C 47: MSSGCSSPPRCDGGSENEACKDEMEFKVDGNQGQIDISGQGNAGKPPRNLMIRHSISQATLAGIFELESTSQITGLKSPPIGSPGIVPVFRSGSCSEIGPKTYMEDRHICVDDLHKHFNTAQKFPSPSAFYGVFDGHGGVDAATFAQQNLLNYIVEDSHFPSAVKRAIRNAFVKADHALADAKSLDSSSGTTALAALMLGRTTLIANAGDSRAVLGKRGRAIELSKDHKPNCTSERLRIEKLGGVIYDGYLNGQLSVARALGDWHLKGPKGSKCPLSAEPELEEVVLTEEDEFLIMGCDGLWDVMSSQCAVTIVRKELMLHNDPEKCAKELVREALKRNTCDNLTVVIVCFSPDPPPRIEIPRFSRRRSISAEGLDLLKGVLSSI, encoded by the exons ATGAGTTCAGGGTGTAGTTCGCCCCCACGGTGTGATGGGGGATCAGAGAATGAGGCTTGCAAGGATGAGATGGAATTCAAGGTTGATGGAAATCAGGGGCAGATTGATATTTCAGGCCAGGGAAATGCAGGGAAACCTCCCAGGAATCTCATGATCCGACATAGTATCAGTCAGGCAACCTTGGCAGGTATCTTTGAATTG GAATCGACAAGCCAAATTACTGGTCTTAAATCTCCACCAATTGGGAGTCCTGGGATTGTCCCTGTATTTCGCTCAGGAAGCTGCTCTGAAATCGGACCAAAAACATATATGGAAGATAGGCACATCTGTGTGGATGATCTTCACAAACATTTTAATACTGCCCAAAAGTTTCCTTCTCCTAGTGCTTTTTATGGG GTGTTCGATGGGCACGGTGGTGTTGATGCTGCAACATTTGCTCAACAAAATCTCCTTAACTACATTGTTGAGGATTCCCATTTTCCTTCTGCCGTGAAAAGAGCTATTAGGAATGCTTTTGTGAAAGCTGATCATGCACTAGCCGATGCTAAATCACTTGATAGTTCCTCTGGTACAACTGCTCTGGCTGCACTTATGTTAGGACG GACAACGCTAATTGCTAATGCTGGGGACTCTCGAGCTGTGCTAGGAAAAAGAGGCAGAGCAATTGAGTTATCGAAGGACCACAAGCCCAATTGCACATCTGAAAGATTGCGAATTGAGAAACTAGGAGGTGTGATTTATGATGGCTATCTCAACGGCCAACTATCAGTTGCACGAGCTCTCGGTGACTGGCATCTGAAGGGCCCCAAGGGCTCAAAGTGCCCTCTAAGCGCGGAGCCGGAGTTGGAAGAGGTAGTCTTGACCGAGGAGGACGAGTTCTTGATTATGGGGTGTGACGGGTTGTGGGATGTGATGAGCAGCCAGTGCGCAGTAACAATTGTGAGGAAGGAGCTTATGCTGCACAATGATCCCGAGAAGTGCGCGAAAGAGCTGGTCAGGGAGGCACTCAAGCGCAACACGTGCGACAATCTGACAGTAGTGATCGTCTGCTTCTCCCCCGACCCACCTCCTCGGATAGAAATCCCGAGATTCTCGAGGAGGAGGAGCATATCGGCTGAAGGACTGGATCTCTTAAAGGGTGTATTGAGTAGCATATAA